A single genomic interval of Aegicerativicinus sediminis harbors:
- a CDS encoding CheR family methyltransferase, with translation MDRINFLKDLNRKYFNGELSTNFLTRLQQLPVDRPDVFSFVERMFNFVRLSGIPAKDLSLFHADVMGTLLARILPGGWGGKIPPITVQGRHAIIDTYIGNNPYLKSNGKTMLDIGCGFPPFTTIEVSNYLKNWKVVGADPSLPAYLVYDEDGNYATFDDTKSIVYFQPAIPSIDNWNSLLSDVSATKKRFEQLLNEFLINPKTEGFPRLEIDPIKSYETEFLSFKNGGIGEIEIEEKDVIRCFNVMYYFDNNFQDKALNWFSQKTVEGGIVMVGGDWAHSTECYYHLFQKESGELRKKEFSFSIDCISPFAIVTWYTNFGDDWQKLDLVKYIKIIRSNEEFMDEFNAFHDSQRARNKLCPRDSQGYYGDIDHTLSPIELWSKIRAMHDELIEAGFVQKVVKVLQLSGIKARVNEVNHIAIEL, from the coding sequence ATGGATAGAATAAATTTTTTAAAAGATCTTAATAGAAAATACTTCAATGGCGAATTATCAACTAATTTCCTGACCAGATTACAGCAGCTACCCGTTGATAGACCAGACGTATTTTCGTTTGTAGAGCGCATGTTCAATTTTGTTAGACTAAGTGGTATACCTGCTAAGGATTTATCGTTATTTCATGCGGATGTTATGGGCACGCTTCTCGCCAGAATTTTGCCAGGTGGATGGGGAGGAAAAATCCCTCCAATAACAGTGCAAGGTAGGCATGCAATAATAGACACCTATATAGGCAATAATCCATATTTAAAAAGTAATGGAAAAACCATGTTGGATATTGGTTGTGGTTTTCCGCCATTTACCACTATTGAGGTTTCAAATTATTTAAAAAATTGGAAAGTTGTTGGGGCTGATCCGTCTCTTCCAGCCTACCTTGTATATGATGAAGATGGAAATTATGCCACTTTTGATGATACTAAATCAATAGTCTATTTTCAACCTGCAATTCCGTCAATCGATAATTGGAACTCACTTTTAAGTGATGTTTCCGCTACAAAGAAGCGGTTTGAACAACTTTTAAATGAATTCCTAATAAATCCTAAAACAGAAGGATTTCCAAGGTTGGAAATTGATCCGATAAAAAGTTACGAAACTGAATTTCTATCATTCAAAAATGGAGGAATTGGTGAGATTGAAATTGAGGAAAAAGATGTTATTCGCTGCTTTAACGTAATGTATTATTTTGATAATAATTTTCAAGATAAGGCTCTCAATTGGTTTTCACAGAAAACTGTAGAAGGCGGCATTGTTATGGTAGGTGGTGATTGGGCTCATTCAACCGAATGCTATTATCATCTATTTCAAAAAGAGAGTGGCGAGCTCAGGAAAAAGGAATTTTCATTTAGTATAGATTGCATAAGTCCTTTTGCAATTGTTACATGGTATACCAATTTTGGAGATGATTGGCAAAAACTAGATTTGGTCAAATACATTAAAATTATCCGTAGTAATGAAGAGTTTATGGATGAATTCAATGCTTTTCATGATTCTCAACGGGCACGCAATAAACTTTGTCCACGCGATTCTCAAGGATACTATGGAGATATCGATCATACGTTGTCTCCTATAGAATTATGGTCTAAAATTAGAGCAATGCATGATGAATTAATCGAAGCGGGATTCGTCCAAAAAGTAGTTAAGGTATTGCAGCTAAGTGGCATAAAAGCCAGGGTAAATGAAGTCAATCATATTGCTATTGAATTATAG